Below is a window of Vulpes vulpes isolate BD-2025 chromosome 5, VulVul3, whole genome shotgun sequence DNA.
AAGAATACCCAGTTTTGCAGCTTCTCTTCATCATGTGCTGGAAGTTCTAGCTAgaataattaggcaagaaaaagaaataaaaggtacccAGAATTGGAAGGGGATAAGTAAGctatttctatttgcagatgacatggtctAAGGCATAGAaaatccaacaaaacaaaaccctactaCAGCTAATAAATacattcagcaaagttgcaggatatgagATCACTATATTTCTCTACGGTAGTAATGAACaatccagaaatgaaattaagagggcagcccagtggcccaacggtttagcgccaccttgggcccagggcgtgatcctggagtcccgggatcgagtcccatgtcgggctccctgcatggagcctgcttctccctctgcctgggtctctgcctctctctctgtgtctctgtgtttctcatgaataaataaataaaataaaaaagaaattaagaaaataattcatttgtaacagcatcaaaaagaataaaataggggatccctgggtggcgcagtggtttggcgcttgcctttggcccagggcgcgatcctggagacccgggatggagtcccacatcaggctcccgctgcatggcgcctgtttctccctctgcctatgtctctgcctctctctctgtctctctgtgactaccataaataaataaaaaaaattaaaaaaaaaaaaaaaaaagaataaaatactcagaAGATGACCCTCTAGGGTCCCCTCGGTCTTCGGGAGCTCTGTAGTATCACTCAAACTTTACTATCATTCAATAAATTTTCTTTGCTGCCCAccaaaaaagtaattaattaaaatacttagaaataaatttaagtggggcatctgggtggcacagtcaattggAAGTCCAGCTCTGgctttcagctcgggtcatgatctcagggtcatgtgatgaAGCCCCCaagctgggctttttttttttttttaagatttatttatttattcagagagagagacagacagactccacgcaggaagcctgatgcgggactcgatcccgggtctccaggatcacaccccaggctgtaggcggtgttaaaccactgcgccaccagggctgccccaagctGGGCTTTatactcagctcagagtctgcttgggattctctctccctctccctctgcccctccgacttgtggtgtctctctctctctctctctcaaataaataaataaatcttaaaaaaaaaaaaatttaaccaagaatGTGAAAGACATGTACACTGAAAGCTACGAAACATTGCTGGGGAAAATTAAAGCTGACGATGTTCATGGCTTGGAAGACTTCATATTGTTACGATGGCCTTTCAAAACCCCgttggcctctttttttttttttttttaagaaatgttaaagccAACCCTAAATTCGTATGGAAGGAACCACAAATAAAACAATCtcgaaaaagaaaaagttgtagGACTCACAGCTCCTGATTTAAAAACTTaccacaggggcgcctgggtggctcagtggtggagccgCTGTGACCCAGGTccccgatcgagtcccacatcgagctccctgcagggaacctgcttctccccctgcctatgtccctgcctctctgtctcccatgaataaataaaatctttaaaaaaaaaatcttttgtgcatcaaaggtcACTATCAAGAGAGCGAAAAGaaaactcacagaatgggagaaaatatttacaaatcatgtatGTGATAAGAGTCTAGTACccaggggcgcctcggtggctcagtgggttcccCGCAGGGGAGCGGGAAGGAAGGGGGGCCAGGAGGGGAGGCGCGGGCACAGCTGGAGGCCTGAGCCTGCGCCCTGAGTCACTCCTGCTTGATCGATCCGGGGTCAGGTCAGGCTTTTAAAAACCAGTACTGATGAAATCCTTGACCAGAAAGTGCGAACTAGTAAATGAAGTTGTAAACtagtaattcttaaaaaaaaaattaaaattaaaataaactagtTCTTGTGTTAAACTTTACATTTACTtcttaaaagattgtatttaagtttttatctattcattcatttaagtcCTCTCGACACCCAACCCGGAGATCAGGAATCGCACGTCCTATCCACCCAGCCCGCCGCGCGCCCCAAACTTTACATTCATTTACAAAGAGTCAGTGGGACGCGCTCCTGCCCGCGCGGCCCCTCGGCTCCGGGCGCCCTCCCCGACCCCCgcgggcccccagcccccagcccccagccccgaggggcgcCGACGCGGCGGTGCGGGCGGGAGGCCAGCCGGGCCGACAGCTGGGGGGGCGGCCCTGACCTTCCCGGCGATCGATGCGGCGCGGCCGGGCTGCGCGGAGCCggcgggggagccgggcgggggagccgggcgggggagccgggcgggCAGCCGGGGCGGTGCTCCCCCCTCCCGGGCGCTATAAAGGGGCCGCGCTCGCTCCCGGCGCCGCCGCCTCCGCTCCCCGCGCCCACCGCCGCCCACCATggccctcccggccccgccgctgctgctgctgctgctgctggcgctgctgccctggggccccGCCGCGCTCCCTGCGCCCCGCAGGTGAGCCCCGGGGCCGgacccgccccgcctcgccccgcccccgcccagccccgaAGGCCCTGACCGCCCCTCGCCCCTGCACCTCTCGCCCCTCCTCCCCTCGCCCCTGCACCTCTCGCCCCTGCACctcccgcccctccgcccctcgcCCCTCCGCCCCTCGCCCCTGTACCTCTCGCCCCTCCGCCCCTCGCCCCTGCacctcttgcccctcctcccctcgccCCTCCTCCCCTCGCCCCTCGTCCCTCGCCCCTCcgtccctccgcccctccgcaGGGCCCCGCGGCACTCGGACGGCACGTTCACCAGCGAGCTCAGCCGCCTGCGGGAGAGCGCCCGGCTGCAGCGGCTGCTCCAGGGGCTGGTGGGGAAGCGCAGGtgagggcggggtggggcggggcgggggggcggggctgggacgGGGTCTGGGGGCGCCtggagggggcagccccaggaCTAACgctggtggggcggggggcagcgagCAGGACGCAGAGAACAGCACGAGCTGGACCACGGCCCCCGACGGCCACCTGTGCCTGCGCTGGCCCGACTCGCCCGCCCTGCGCGCCTGGTGAGCACCGGCCCtgagcccggggcgggggtggggtgggggtgggggtgggggcgcggaGGTGAGGGGCGCTGGTGACCCGGAGGCCAGCTTCCCGCTCCCGCCTTACCCGCTGTGTCCACAGGGTGCCCCTGAGGGACCCCCTGGATCAGGCCTGGGCTCCCCAGCCACCTCCCGGAACCGGGTCTGGGGCCTCGTTTTCGGAGCCGGCCATCCCTGCTGCCCAGGTGACACGGAGGAGGCCTTGAGGGAGAAGGGACCTGCCACGGCCGCCGCCCTGAGCCGACTGGGGCCTGGAcgggagggggcaggggatgggttGTAATTGTCACCAATAAAGAGAAATTCAGACCATGGCCTTCTGAGCTCCCTCTGCGCCGTCCCCCAGGGCGGGGCTGGCAGGACCAGGCGACCACAGGCTCCAGGACTGTGGCCACACCCAGTGCCCTTTACACCTGGGAGCCCGTGGGGCGCCTAACCTCCCTTCTGTCTCCTGTCCTGTCGCCTGAGCTCCCCAGAGACCCATCCGCATCCCTGCCAGCTACTCAGCAAACATTCGAGGGCTCTGGGGGGGGGCACAGGACACCTGCCCTGGAGGCCCCGTGTCACAGTGCCAGCCAgtggggggacctggggggcaaAGGAGGCTCAGGCCGGGTAGGAAGAGGTGACGGGCACGGGTGCCACCAGGGGCCCAGGAGTGCACCCCAGGGGGAGGCCGCGAGCCTGGCTCCTGCTCCAGGCTGTGTGATCTGAACCTGTGCAGAGGGGGATGACACCCCAGGGGAGCCACAGAGGCGGTGCTGACACAGGCAGGGATGAGGCCAGGAGCCAAGGGCAAGGAAGCGGAAGGGCCACACCCCCCACTGTCcctgcgtgggggggggggcctctcCCCTGCTGCCTCGGGCTTGGGGGCCCTTGGGGTAGGGCAGCAGGGGCCAGGGCCCAGGAGCCTGCCAGGGACCCCTGAAGACTCGGGCTCCCCACGAAGCTCCCAGCAGCCTCCAGAAGCGCTGCCgcccccatccctgcccttgGAGGAAGTGGGGTGTTTCCAGCACAGGCAGGGGCGACCCCAGGATACAGACtgtgcagggaggggaggtgggcctgGAGGGAACACCCAGGGTCTGACTTGGCTCCAAGATGATTCTGGAAGGAGAGCCCAGCGGAGGGGCGGCCGGGGCTGGGAGGACGGGTGGGTACAGCAGACACGggagccaggcctgggcccccaacccctgccccggCTGCGCCCACCCAGCATGACCCAGGCCCTGCGCAGGCCCATGTCGCCCCGAGCCGGGAGCCCCCGTGGCCATGGCCCCTGCACGTGGCCCAGGGCCGGTGGGCAACCACGGGACGGCCCCTCCGGGCAGctggccaggcctgggcaggCGGCCCGCGGGAGCCCCCCTACTGGAGGCCGAGGCCTGTAAAGGATCACATCGTGGGGCGGTGCCTGGCGGGGCAAAGGTCGCCCGCTGAGCCGCCACCCGGCAGCCAGCTGCGCACAGGGTCGGGCGGTGCGGCCCACAGAGATGGGGGCTTGGGccctgctgctgccactgctggTGGCCACGGCGCGGGCCCAGGGTACCTGCGGGTGGCAGGGgcagtggaggtggtgggggggcgggggtggggggcggggggcactgagccttcccctcctgctctccAGTCTGCGCCGTGAGCAACAACATCTTCGAGGTCCAGGAAAACACGATTCAGAGCGGGCCCCTGGCTCACGTCGATGTCCCCACGGGCCAGCAGGTGACCCTCGGGTCGTCGTCCACCCCCTTCGCCTTTCGGATCCAGGGGACTGAGCTGTTTCTCAACGTGACTCCTGACTATGAGGtgcagacggggggggggggggggggggggggccgggggggccccGCACGGGGCAGCTGAGCGGCGGGCGCGCTCCTCAGACCAGGGCTGTCCCGGGCTCGGGGTCCGTCTGCTCGGGGTCCATCTGCGCTTCACTGGGCGCCCCGCACCCCCATCATCCACGGACCCCTCTGGGGCCTCCAGGCTTGGTGACGCCCTGGCCCCAAGGGGCGTAGGGCGATTAGGGGCTGGAGCTGCCCCTGGACTTAGCGTGGACGCCGGGGACCCTGGTGACCACCcggcccccctctgccccccaggaGAACACCCTGCTGGAGGCGCACCTGGAGTGCAAGAGTGGCAACACCGTGGTGAgtacccccatcccctgcccctggGTCGCCGCCCCCACCCTGTGACATCACAGCTCTCGGGCTTGGACCTCTGCACTCTGTTCTGACTGGTccagggccccgccctggggacCTCACCCTGTGCGGTTTCCAAGTGTCGCTCCTGGGCTGGCGCCCCCACTTCCTCCCGCCCAGACTGCCCCAAGGTGCAGACCCCCTAGCACAGAGGCACCTCACCCAGCCGGttccctcgcccccaccccctccccatacCTCTCTCCCCCGCACCTCTCAAGTCCGTGGGCTCTGCCTGAAGCTGGACTCCAGACCAACCAGGGCCTTGGCCACCAGCATCTCCCTTCCAGAAACTTCCAGCTGGCTGCTTGCTCCCCTCCCGGCCTCGGCCAGTCCAGTCTCAGGGCGGCAGGACCATTGGGCCCAGCCAGCAGTGCATCCCTTCCAGCGCCCCTGCTGCTCTCCCGCTCACAGGCAAGGCCGAACGCCCCGGGCAGCGGGCAGCGCCGGGTGCCCGAGCCCCAGGCTGCTCCAGCTGCCCTTGAGCCCTCTCCCCAGACGCGCACCTGCCTCCTGCTGTCGCCCCTCGGCCTTCACTCCAGGACCACCTTCTCAAGGGGCCCCTGACCACTCTGTCCTGAGCTGCAAGCCCGGCCCCCACGCACCTGCCGGCTTGCCCACGGTCCCCGGTCCTTCCGATTTTGTCGTCATCTGCAAAGGGACTCGTGGGTGTCACGTGACCCCTGATGCCCGCCCTCCCCACAGTCACGGAGCCACCAGCAAGGCCCACCCAGCGAGGACACCGGCTACTTCTCTCCAGCATCTGCTCCTCTGGCCCTTCCTCTCTAGTGTGTTTATTGAAGCAATCTCTCCCCCCAACGTGGGCCTGAACTcccaccccgagatcaagagtcgcccCCTCCTCCCACTGAGTCAGCCGGGTGCCCCTCCCGAGCCTCTTTCAACATAtgggttccccttcctctcttcccttctcctcgaGAATTATTTTTGAAGCGATTTGCTCATTTCGCCGTGGTTCTCACCTGGGATTGGCGGCGCCCCAGCCCGGCCGGTAGCCAAGGCCTTCGCCGAGCACCTGCCGCCCCCGGGCTCGCGGCAGCCCGTGTGTGATGCAGGGTGCTCCGGCCGTGTCCCCGCAGGTGACCCAGCTGAGGGTGATTGTGTTTGTGCTGGACGTCAACGACAACCCACCCAAGTTCCCCTTTGAACTCAGGGTGGAGGACGTGCCTGAGGTGagagccggggggcggggggcgaggggcCGGAGAGCAGGGCTAGTGGCCTGGGCCTTGGCCTGGGGGACCAGGGGTCGAGGGTGTAGACACCACTCCCCTCCATCCCCAGGACAGTAAAGTGAACACCACTGTCATCCCTGAGACGGAACTGGAGGCTCAAGATCCCGACAAGGATGACGTCTTGTTCTACACCCTCCAGGAGGTGACCCCGGTCAGTGTCCCCGACCCCCACGCCAACTCCGAACCCTCCCATCGGGCAGCCCCTCTCCGTGTCCCCCAGGGTCTCAGGCTGagtcacacccccccccccgcctccccagggcgcCGGTAGCTTCTTCTCCTTGCTGGGCACCAACCTGCCCGCCCTGCGGCTGGACCGGCCCCTGGACTTCTACAAGTGGCAGAGCATGAGCCTCCTGCTGCTGGTGCGGGTGAGCAGGCAGGacgccccccgctgcccccagcccccactcgCAGGCCTGACCCTTGCTGCGCTCCCGCAGGACACACAGGAGGAGAACGCCCAGCCCAGCCACACGGCCACAGCCACCCTGGTCCTGGACGTGCGGCCCGCCGACCTCCGGCCCCCCTGGTTCCTGCCCTGCGCCTATTCAGACCTTTACGTCTGCATCAACGCCGAGTACCAGGGGGCCGTCCCCACAGGCCACAGACTggtactgggggtgggggggcgggggggagtgtGGGCTCGGGGCCCTGCGGCCGGGCCAGACCCCCCGGGGACCCGCTGAATTGGGCCGCCCGCCCTGAGAGGCACCCCAAGGTGCCGGGAGCAGCAGGGTGGATGCGGGTTCCAGGCCCCCACAGTACCGAGCGCGTGTACCGAGCGCAGCCTCGGTGTGACCGCTCCCTGTCCCTCCTGGGGCCGCCGTCGCTCAGATCAATCCAAGGTCTTTGCGCAAATTCACCCCTATGGGGTGTGCTCAGCAGCCGTGTGGGGAACAGGGTCTGCACTGGGCCCCGCTCGGCGGCCCCAGATGTCTCCCCTGTCCCTGCTCCTGCAGCCAGCCCCCCTCGTCCTGCATCCCGGGCCCATCTACGCCGTGGACGGGGATCGGGGCATCAACCAGCGTGTCCTCTATAGCATCGTGACAGGTGAGTGCGTGCTGGAGCCCTGCCTCTGCATCCTGGACCCAGGGGGACTTGCGCGTGGGCAGAGCCAGTGGGGGCCCCAGACCTCAGGCCCCTGGACGGAGCGAGAGGCCTCACCTCCCCCCATCTTCGCAGGACAAGACGATGGCACATTTGCCATCGGCGCCGACTCAGGCAACCTCACCATGACCAGGAGCGTCCCCAGCCCAAAGACCTTCACGCTGCTGGTCAAGGTGGGcgccctggcctggcctccatGGGGCCGGGGCTTCGAGGACCTGCTGGTCGCTgaggcctcccccacccccagggtgaGCAGTCAGACGGCGCCCGCTACTCCGTGACCTGGGTCACGATCGAGGCCCGAAGTGCCACCGGCAGCGTGCCCCAGTTCCTGCAGAGCCGCTACTATGGCACCGTGGCGCGCAACTCTGCAGTGGGCGTGGAGGTCCGAAACGCAgccagcccctccctgcctctgaggGTCTGGGCTCAGGACCCCGACTTTCCGGTAGGCACCAGCCCCTCTGTGGGGGGGGGAgtcagggggcagcctgggcccAGGGCTCACTGCGCAGTGTCCAGGACCTCAACTCCGCCATCACGTATCGCATCACCAATAACACCAACTTCCGGATGGATGGCGAGATCGTGCGGACCGCCGCCCAGCTGACCCAAGAGGGGGTCTCCTACGCAGAGGTAAGGGTGGGGGGCACCCCCAAGGGGGGGCGACGGCGGGGCCTGCGAGGGACCAGCCCTGCTTCTGCTCCAGGTTGAGGCCATGAACACCGTGACCGCAGGCACCGCCCGCTCGGTGCTGGAGATACAGGTGCTGGAGCCGCAGGGACCCGCCCCCACAGGTGAGCCTGGCTGCTCAacccggcggggggtgggggctccctggggcaggcGTGCTGGACAAAGGCAAGCCCGGATCCTGTCCCTGGCCCCCCAGGTTCCTCAGGGCCCCCAGaaacccccacacccccaggggctggaggaacCACCAGCCTCTCGAGCAGCACTACCTCGgaagcccccaggcccccagggcccTCCCAGGGACCCTCTACGACCAGCCCTGGGGGGGGCGCTGGCCCACATCCCCCCACAACCACAACTCTGAGGCCACCGGCCTCATCTACGCCCGGGGGGCCCCCCAGTGTGGGAACCAGCACCTCCCTCCCATCAGCCTCACCCAGCGGGGGCTCAACACCAACACCGGAGCCAGGAACCTCTCAGCCGCTGGCCCCTGACCCCAGCAGGACCCCCCAGCCCTCAGGTAGCACCTCCCGCTTGCCCTAGTCGCCCTTGGGGTGGTCCTGGGGGTCCCGGTAGGGCAGAGTCcaccctgggtggcccagcacgACCACGCTGACCGTGAAATCCCGAGGCAGCCTGCTCTGGGTCGGGCAGACACAGGCCCTGGGCGCCCCCGACTAGGCAGGGGGGAAGGTGTCCGGAGCATGGGGCGGGAGCCAGATTCGGGGTCCGGGGGACCCCGCGATTCCAGGCCTTCCGTGTACTGGCCTCAGCGCTGCCTTCATGGCCTTCCAGGGTGCCGGACCCCTGGCTTCCACTGGGAGCTGGTGGGCACTGAcacccgcccgcccgccctgccTCCTGCAGCGCGGCCTCCCCGACGGCCCCTGGGAGCAGCCAGCTCCTCGGTCGGGGGGTGAGTAGTGCCCTTCCCCGGAACCTCAGCTGTCACGTCAGGGGGTGCGGAGCCCGGGGCGACGGCGGGGGTGCCGGGTGCCCGCAGTAGCCGGTGGCCTTGCCAGCAGGACCGACCGAGAGCCAAGCTGAGGACCGGCGCTTCTCCGTGGTGGACATGGCCGCCCTGGGCGGGGTGCTGGGCGCGCTGCTGCTCCTGGCTCTGATCGCCCTCGTTATCCTGGGCCACAAGCAGTTCGGCCGGCGGCTCAAGTGCTGCTCTGGAAAAGCCCTGGTGAGGCCTGAGCAGGCGGGGGCAGCATCGAGGGcccacggcgggggggggggccgggaaggggggaggggtggtaGCGCAGGAGGGGGGACGGGGGGACGTCCCAGCCCACGGAGTGCGGAGGCCAACCCGGCAAGGAAAGGAAGGACCAGCCCGCGGCCCTGTACCCCTAGGACGGCTCCGGGGAC
It encodes the following:
- the SCT gene encoding secretin, encoding MALPAPPLLLLLLLALLPWGPAALPAPRRAPRHSDGTFTSELSRLRESARLQRLLQGLVGKRSEQDAENSTSWTTAPDGHLCLRWPDSPALRAWVPLRDPLDQAWAPQPPPGTGSGASFSEPAIPAAQVTRRRP
- the CDHR5 gene encoding cadherin-related family member 5 isoform X1, coding for MGAWALLLPLLVATARAQVCAVSNNIFEVQENTIQSGPLAHVDVPTGQQVTLGSSSTPFAFRIQGTELFLNVTPDYEENTLLEAHLECKSGNTVVTQLRVIVFVLDVNDNPPKFPFELRVEDVPEDSKVNTTVIPETELEAQDPDKDDVLFYTLQEVTPGAGSFFSLLGTNLPALRLDRPLDFYKWQSMSLLLLVRDTQEENAQPSHTATATLVLDVRPADLRPPWFLPCAYSDLYVCINAEYQGAVPTGHRLPAPLVLHPGPIYAVDGDRGINQRVLYSIVTGQDDGTFAIGADSGNLTMTRSVPSPKTFTLLVKGEQSDGARYSVTWVTIEARSATGSVPQFLQSRYYGTVARNSAVGVEVRNAASPSLPLRVWAQDPDFPDLNSAITYRITNNTNFRMDGEIVRTAAQLTQEGVSYAEVEAMNTVTAGTARSVLEIQVLEPQGPAPTGSSGPPETPTPPGAGGTTSLSSSTTSEAPRPPGPSQGPSTTSPGGGAGPHPPTTTTLRPPASSTPGGPPSVGTSTSLPSASPSGGSTPTPEPGTSQPLAPDPSRTPQPSAGPTESQAEDRRFSVVDMAALGGVLGALLLLALIALVILGHKQFGRRLKCCSGKALDHQALTFDNQAFSDPHEANWAPAPRASPGPTRAGPPEPPEPAPQEASGSAAAGPAPGAPEAARDGGSPAAVRSILTKERRPDEGGYKAVWFGEDIGAEADVVVLNAPAPDAARAPDSGSEHSGDGDDEDGEPGGSSTYV
- the CDHR5 gene encoding cadherin-related family member 5 isoform X2; amino-acid sequence: MGAWALLLPLLVATARAQVCAVSNNIFEVQENTIQSGPLAHVDVPTGQQVTLGSSSTPFAFRIQGTELFLNVTPDYEENTLLEAHLECKSGNTVVTQLRVIVFVLDVNDNPPKFPFELRVEDVPEDSKVNTTVIPETELEAQDPDKDDVLFYTLQEVTPGAGSFFSLLGTNLPALRLDRPLDFYKWQSMSLLLLVRDTQEENAQPSHTATATLVLDVRPADLRPPWFLPCAYSDLYVCINAEYQGAVPTGHRLPAPLVLHPGPIYAVDGDRGINQRVLYSIVTGQDDGTFAIGADSGNLTMTRSVPSPKTFTLLVKGEQSDGARYSVTWVTIEARSATGSVPQFLQSRYYGTVARNSAVGVEVRNAASPSLPLRVWAQDPDFPDLNSAITYRITNNTNFRMDGEIVRTAAQLTQEGVSYAEVEAMNTVTAGTARSVLEIQVLEPQGPAPTGSSGPPETPTPPGAGGTTSLSSSTTSEAPRPPGPSQGPSTTSPGGGAGPHPPTTTTLRPPASSTPGGPPSVGTSTSLPSASPSGGSTPTPEPGTSQPLAPDPSRTPQPSGPTESQAEDRRFSVVDMAALGGVLGALLLLALIALVILGHKQFGRRLKCCSGKALDHQALTFDNQAFSDPHEANWAPAPRASPGPTRAGPPEPPEPAPQEASGSAAAGPAPGAPEAARDGGSPAAVRSILTKERRPDEGGYKAVWFGEDIGAEADVVVLNAPAPDAARAPDSGSEHSGDGDDEDGEPGGSSTYV
- the CDHR5 gene encoding cadherin-related family member 5 isoform X4 yields the protein MGAWALLLPLLVATARAQVCAVSNNIFEVQENTIQSGPLAHVDVPTGQQVTLGSSSTPFAFRIQGTELFLNVTPDYEENTLLEAHLECKSGNTVVTQLRVIVFVLDVNDNPPKFPFELRVEDVPEDSKVNTTVIPETELEAQDPDKDDVLFYTLQEVTPGAGSFFSLLGTNLPALRLDRPLDFYKWQSMSLLLLVRDTQEENAQPSHTATATLVLDVRPADLRPPWFLPCAYSDLYVCINAEYQGAVPTGHRLPAPLVLHPGPIYAVDGDRGINQRVLYSIVTGQDDGTFAIGADSGNLTMTRSVPSPKTFTLLVKGEQSDGARYSVTWVTIEARSATGSVPQFLQSRYYGTVARNSAVGVEVRNAASPSLPLRVWAQDPDFPDLNSAITYRITNNTNFRMDGEIVRTAAQLTQEGVSYAEVEAMNTVTAGTARSVLEIQVLEPQGPAPTASPSGGSTPTPEPGTSQPLAPDPSRTPQPSAGPTESQAEDRRFSVVDMAALGGVLGALLLLALIALVILGHKQFGRRLKCCSGKALDHQALTFDNQAFSDPHEANWAPAPRASPGPTRAGPPEPPEPAPQEASGSAAAGPAPGAPEAARDGGSPAAVRSILTKERRPDEGGYKAVWFGEDIGAEADVVVLNAPAPDAARAPDSGSEHSGDGDDEDGEPGGSSTYV
- the CDHR5 gene encoding cadherin-related family member 5 isoform X5; this translates as MGAWALLLPLLVATARAQVCAVSNNIFEVQENTIQSGPLAHVDVPTGQQVTLGSSSTPFAFRIQGTELFLNVTPDYEENTLLEAHLECKSGNTVVTQLRVIVFVLDVNDNPPKFPFELRVEDVPEDSKVNTTVIPETELEAQDPDKDDVLFYTLQEVTPGAGSFFSLLGTNLPALRLDRPLDFYKWQSMSLLLLVRDTQEENAQPSHTATATLVLDVRPADLRPPWFLPCAYSDLYVCINAEYQGAVPTGHRLPAPLVLHPGPIYAVDGDRGINQRVLYSIVTGQDDGTFAIGADSGNLTMTRSVPSPKTFTLLVKGEQSDGARYSVTWVTIEARSATGSVPQFLQSRYYGTVARNSAVGVEVRNAASPSLPLRVWAQDPDFPDLNSAITYRITNNTNFRMDGEIVRTAAQLTQEGVSYAEVEAMNTVTAGTARSVLEIQVLEPQGPAPTASPSGGSTPTPEPGTSQPLAPDPSRTPQPSGPTESQAEDRRFSVVDMAALGGVLGALLLLALIALVILGHKQFGRRLKCCSGKALDHQALTFDNQAFSDPHEANWAPAPRASPGPTRAGPPEPPEPAPQEASGSAAAGPAPGAPEAARDGGSPAAVRSILTKERRPDEGGYKAVWFGEDIGAEADVVVLNAPAPDAARAPDSGSEHSGDGDDEDGEPGGSSTYV
- the CDHR5 gene encoding cadherin-related family member 5 isoform X6 yields the protein MGAWALLLPLLVATARAQVCAVSNNIFEVQENTIQSGPLAHVDVPTGQQVTLGSSSTPFAFRIQGTELFLNVTPDYEENTLLEAHLECKSGNTVVTQLRVIVFVLDVNDNPPKFPFELRVEDVPEDSKVNTTVIPETELEAQDPDKDDVLFYTLQEVTPGAGSFFSLLGTNLPALRLDRPLDFYKWQSMSLLLLVRDTQEENAQPSHTATATLVLDVRPADLRPPWFLPCAYSDLYVCINAEYQGAVPTGHRLPAPLVLHPGPIYAVDGDRGINQRVLYSIVTGQDDGTFAIGADSGNLTMTRSVPSPKTFTLLVKGEQSDGARYSVTWVTIEARSATGSVPQFLQSRYYGTVARNSAVGVEVRNAASPSLPLRVWAQDPDFPDLNSAITYRITNNTNFRMDGEIVRTAAQLTQEGVSYAEVEAMNTVTAGTARSVLEIQVLEPQGPAPTAGPTESQAEDRRFSVVDMAALGGVLGALLLLALIALVILGHKQFGRRLKCCSGKALDHQALTFDNQAFSDPHEANWAPAPRASPGPTRAGPPEPPEPAPQEASGSAAAGPAPGAPEAARDGGSPAAVRSILTKERRPDEGGYKAVWFGEDIGAEADVVVLNAPAPDAARAPDSGSEHSGDGDDEDGEPGGSSTYV
- the CDHR5 gene encoding cadherin-related family member 5 isoform X7, producing MGAWALLLPLLVATARAQVCAVSNNIFEVQENTIQSGPLAHVDVPTGQQVTLGSSSTPFAFRIQGTELFLNVTPDYEENTLLEAHLECKSGNTVVTQLRVIVFVLDVNDNPPKFPFELRVEDVPEDSKVNTTVIPETELEAQDPDKDDVLFYTLQEVTPGAGSFFSLLGTNLPALRLDRPLDFYKWQSMSLLLLVRDTQEENAQPSHTATATLVLDVRPADLRPPWFLPCAYSDLYVCINAEYQGAVPTGHRLPAPLVLHPGPIYAVDGDRGINQRVLYSIVTGQDDGTFAIGADSGNLTMTRSVPSPKTFTLLVKGEQSDGARYSVTWVTIEARSATGSVPQFLQSRYYGTVARNSAVGVEVRNAASPSLPLRVWAQDPDFPDLNSAITYRITNNTNFRMDGEIVRTAAQLTQEGVSYAEVEAMNTVTAGTARSVLEIQVLEPQGPAPTGPTESQAEDRRFSVVDMAALGGVLGALLLLALIALVILGHKQFGRRLKCCSGKALDHQALTFDNQAFSDPHEANWAPAPRASPGPTRAGPPEPPEPAPQEASGSAAAGPAPGAPEAARDGGSPAAVRSILTKERRPDEGGYKAVWFGEDIGAEADVVVLNAPAPDAARAPDSGSEHSGDGDDEDGEPGGSSTYV
- the CDHR5 gene encoding cadherin-related family member 5 isoform X3; its protein translation is MGAWALLLPLLVATARAQVCAVSNNIFEVQENTIQSGPLAHVDVPTGQQVTLGSSSTPFAFRIQGTELFLNVTPDYEENTLLEAHLECKSGNTVVTQLRVIVFVLDVNDNPPKFPFELRVEDVPEDSKVNTTVIPETELEAQDPDKDDVLFYTLQEVTPGAGSFFSLLGTNLPALRLDRPLDFYKWQSMSLLLLDTQEENAQPSHTATATLVLDVRPADLRPPWFLPCAYSDLYVCINAEYQGAVPTGHRLPAPLVLHPGPIYAVDGDRGINQRVLYSIVTGQDDGTFAIGADSGNLTMTRSVPSPKTFTLLVKGEQSDGARYSVTWVTIEARSATGSVPQFLQSRYYGTVARNSAVGVEVRNAASPSLPLRVWAQDPDFPDLNSAITYRITNNTNFRMDGEIVRTAAQLTQEGVSYAEVEAMNTVTAGTARSVLEIQVLEPQGPAPTGSSGPPETPTPPGAGGTTSLSSSTTSEAPRPPGPSQGPSTTSPGGGAGPHPPTTTTLRPPASSTPGGPPSVGTSTSLPSASPSGGSTPTPEPGTSQPLAPDPSRTPQPSAGPTESQAEDRRFSVVDMAALGGVLGALLLLALIALVILGHKQFGRRLKCCSGKALDHQALTFDNQAFSDPHEANWAPAPRASPGPTRAGPPEPPEPAPQEASGSAAAGPAPGAPEAARDGGSPAAVRSILTKERRPDEGGYKAVWFGEDIGAEADVVVLNAPAPDAARAPDSGSEHSGDGDDEDGEPGGSSTYV